The Spirochaetaceae bacterium genome contains a region encoding:
- a CDS encoding transglutaminase-like domain-containing protein, translating to MFKVQVMRYFLWLYILSAVYLWWQGVVTYPFFITAFSLSFFIAFLAPTKVSLLRSLLYLAGFGLLILASNLIVLAIDGLFFELPLLFIGFNLNFAPLLPIILSITLLTYLSRRFKAVLKYEFILRFAIILANFWPMANYNLTFFNPLTILITTAIYLLAEAVYFIWLNKDYSKNIKKSLLSLIILIPLLALLPYLFTLTSRQMSQNFGGLLQPTLDGRFDFTDELSLETSVNLGSELLLFLRTQPPISGRMLFKRFTLAGYNPERGFYRAAIGELEELLPYQIIIDVPNYNSRIPFEQEFYVINLSDTALLAANMPQQITPFQNWAGSNFRRIYAVNSLISTATAGQLGASRAYYPNHRDIYANWGDDEDILNLALAITAGLTNDYQRAVALHDYLKYNYYYSLNPGQSPDGNQLNYFLFEGFKGYCTYFAFAMALMARSIGLPARVASGFFAEEGGDILGFYPISSAVAHAWVEIYFEGYGWISFDPTSDQLAPDEVATFGDSYDITELFPLLNEIIGNRLQLTPLNEQVITINSADSYLPQLARASPASIIIIILAGYILIITLKRLSFLPRNQNFKVAGRQLMQLLALEKMILQRQNNIYDILNNNKPLADSYRKVLFSPSFNRQDYLAFKELWRQARAVKGLWRLWLWLTPQWFWYKKNDC from the coding sequence ATGTTTAAAGTGCAAGTTATGCGCTATTTCTTATGGCTTTATATTTTGTCTGCCGTTTATTTATGGTGGCAAGGGGTAGTAACTTACCCTTTTTTTATTACCGCTTTTAGTTTAAGTTTTTTCATAGCTTTTTTAGCGCCTACCAAAGTTAGCCTTCTGCGTTCGTTGCTTTATTTAGCCGGTTTTGGCTTGTTGATTTTGGCCAGCAACCTGATTGTTTTAGCGATAGACGGCCTCTTTTTTGAGCTGCCTCTACTTTTTATTGGCTTTAACTTAAATTTTGCCCCTTTGCTCCCCATCATTTTAAGTATAACATTACTCACCTATTTAAGCCGCCGCTTTAAAGCTGTTCTCAAATATGAGTTTATCTTACGTTTTGCCATTATCTTAGCTAATTTTTGGCCTATGGCTAATTACAATTTAACTTTTTTCAATCCGCTTACTATCTTAATTACTACGGCTATTTATCTTTTAGCAGAGGCCGTCTATTTTATTTGGCTTAATAAAGATTATAGCAAAAATATTAAAAAATCATTACTATCTTTAATTATTTTAATTCCTTTACTTGCTCTTTTACCTTATCTCTTTACCCTTACCAGCCGGCAGATGAGCCAAAACTTTGGCGGATTATTGCAGCCTACCCTTGATGGCCGCTTCGATTTTACCGATGAATTAAGCCTCGAAACCAGCGTCAATTTAGGCAGCGAGTTATTACTTTTTTTACGCACGCAGCCGCCGATTAGCGGCCGTATGCTTTTTAAACGTTTTACTTTGGCTGGGTACAATCCCGAAAGAGGTTTTTACCGGGCAGCTATCGGCGAACTTGAAGAGCTTTTACCTTACCAAATTATCATTGATGTGCCCAATTATAACAGTCGTATACCTTTTGAACAAGAATTTTATGTCATTAACCTTAGTGATACCGCTTTACTGGCAGCCAACATGCCGCAGCAAATTACTCCGTTTCAAAATTGGGCCGGTTCTAATTTCAGGCGTATTTACGCGGTAAATTCACTTATCAGTACTGCCACCGCCGGCCAACTGGGGGCCAGCCGGGCCTATTACCCCAATCACCGCGACATCTATGCCAACTGGGGCGATGATGAAGATATTTTAAATTTAGCCCTCGCAATTACTGCCGGATTGACCAACGATTACCAACGAGCCGTAGCTTTACACGATTATTTAAAGTATAATTATTACTATAGCCTTAACCCCGGCCAAAGCCCCGATGGCAACCAGTTAAATTATTTTTTGTTTGAGGGTTTTAAGGGATATTGTACTTATTTTGCCTTTGCGATGGCTTTAATGGCTCGCAGCATCGGCTTACCGGCACGGGTGGCCAGCGGCTTTTTTGCCGAAGAAGGCGGCGACATATTGGGTTTTTACCCTATAAGCAGTGCTGTTGCTCACGCTTGGGTAGAAATTTATTTTGAGGGTTACGGCTGGATAAGTTTTGACCCTACCAGTGACCAGCTGGCCCCCGATGAGGTAGCTACCTTTGGCGATAGCTACGATATAACCGAGCTTTTTCCGCTGTTAAACGAGATTATCGGTAACCGCCTGCAACTTACTCCCCTTAATGAGCAAGTAATTACCATTAATAGTGCCGATAGCTATTTACCGCAGTTGGCAAGAGCTAGTCCCGCCAGCATAATCATTATAATTTTAGCTGGTTATATCTTAATTATTACTTTAAAGCGTTTAAGTTTTTTACCTCGTAACCAGAACTTTAAAGTTGCTGGCCGGCAACTTATGCAGTTGCTAGCGCTAGAGAAAATGATTTTGCAGCGGCAAAATAATATTTATGATATTTTAAATAATAATAAACCGTTAGCCGATAGTTACCGTAAAGTATTATTTAGCCCCAGCTTTAATCGGCAAGATTATTTAGCCTTTAAAGAGTTATGGCGGCAAGCA
- a CDS encoding DUF58 domain-containing protein, producing the protein MQIKQSLLGITLVVSCLTLFIVAINRGLLALLLISSFFLALSLLMVILQLINWLLIISTRSKIFFLAPALATVDSPFSISFSKLKTLLPFINYSLNFTFTFDKRFYHFKHNLTTKDNQTGFTLSKRGYYKVTISLGSSDYFGFFTTKNKLNYLYLNLVIPPVSFNDFSLKSSEHNDIGLKKAFKAADERLESRNYYPGDDTRLINWKLFGRFNQLFIRHNENTSPINSEVIICLFIPPATHNEQANDELDHLLKTCLLLSRHFKQTHRPVNLYLGNNYLTNFEADNQTERAKLSFCRPGEPYSINLSDYNKDKTLIFVGLAGDRFFIEAINKQNTKKPLIITSHEAGFTQSCQNLLFVARTLGLEGYYV; encoded by the coding sequence ATGCAAATAAAACAATCTTTATTAGGTATTACTTTAGTTGTTAGCTGCCTAACCCTTTTTATCGTAGCTATTAATCGCGGTTTACTGGCTTTATTGTTAATTAGCAGCTTTTTTTTAGCTTTAAGTTTGCTTATGGTTATCTTACAGCTCATTAATTGGTTGCTAATAATTTCTACACGCTCAAAAATATTTTTTTTAGCCCCTGCCTTAGCTACCGTTGATAGTCCCTTTAGCATTTCCTTTAGTAAATTAAAAACCTTACTGCCTTTTATAAATTACAGTCTTAACTTTACTTTTACGTTTGATAAACGTTTTTATCATTTTAAACACAACTTAACTACTAAAGATAACCAAACCGGCTTTACTTTAAGCAAACGCGGTTATTACAAAGTAACGATTAGCTTAGGTAGCAGCGATTATTTCGGTTTTTTTACCACTAAAAATAAACTTAATTATTTATATTTAAATTTGGTGATACCGCCGGTTAGCTTTAATGATTTTAGCCTTAAAAGCAGTGAGCATAACGACATTGGCCTTAAAAAAGCTTTTAAAGCGGCCGATGAAAGATTAGAAAGCCGTAACTATTATCCCGGTGATGACACAAGGCTTATTAACTGGAAGTTATTTGGCCGCTTTAATCAACTCTTTATCCGCCACAACGAAAACACCTCGCCTATTAACAGTGAAGTTATCATTTGCCTTTTTATCCCGCCGGCTACCCATAACGAACAAGCCAACGATGAGTTAGACCATCTGTTAAAAACCTGCTTACTGCTTAGCCGGCACTTTAAACAAACCCACCGCCCGGTTAATTTATATCTTGGCAATAATTATTTGACCAATTTTGAGGCCGATAACCAAACCGAGCGGGCCAAGCTTTCTTTTTGCCGGCCCGGCGAGCCTTACTCAATTAATTTAAGCGACTATAATAAAGATAAAACTTTAATTTTTGTAGGCTTAGCCGGTGATAGGTTTTTTATAGAGGCTATTAATAAACAAAACACCAAAAAACCTTTAATTATTACCAGCCACGAAGCCGGTTTTACCCAAAGCTGCCAAAACTTACTCTTTGTAGCCCGCACACTTGGGCTAGAGGGTTACTATGTTTAA
- a CDS encoding AAA family ATPase, whose protein sequence is MNDKYQEASQLINSLVAAASQVIKGKESFIQKLIIAMLTGGHVLIEDVPGLGKTTAAKTLAKLIDGMQDGRIQCTPDLLPYDITGVDVYEGASGNFHFEAGPIFCDILLADEINRATPKTQSALLEAMAEGQVTVGGRTYRLSPLFFVVATQNPLDSDGAYPLPAAELDRFMFKLEVGYPALQDEFLIVKESPSEKALPNLKPLINKEKLSEVAGLAQEVFCADELITLAIEIAVATRNHPDIALGVSPRGVIQLIKAARVEALFNNRSYVTDADILKLVAAVYGHRLILAGGDNPKQLINRLAEQLAGKLLAGR, encoded by the coding sequence ATGAACGATAAATACCAAGAGGCCAGTCAGTTAATTAATAGCTTAGTAGCCGCAGCTTCGCAAGTTATTAAGGGCAAAGAAAGCTTTATTCAAAAACTCATTATTGCTATGCTTACCGGCGGCCATGTACTTATTGAAGATGTGCCCGGCTTAGGCAAAACTACCGCCGCCAAAACTTTAGCTAAGCTGATAGACGGTATGCAAGACGGCCGCATTCAATGCACACCCGATTTACTGCCTTACGATATTACAGGGGTTGATGTTTACGAAGGCGCCAGCGGTAACTTTCACTTTGAAGCCGGTCCTATCTTTTGTGATATTTTATTAGCCGATGAAATTAACCGTGCCACTCCCAAAACGCAAAGCGCCTTGTTAGAGGCGATGGCCGAAGGGCAAGTAACGGTAGGCGGCCGCACCTATCGGCTTTCGCCGCTTTTTTTTGTTGTAGCCACCCAAAACCCTTTGGATAGTGATGGAGCTTACCCGCTGCCGGCCGCCGAGCTGGACCGCTTTATGTTTAAGCTGGAGGTAGGTTACCCCGCTTTACAAGACGAATTTTTAATCGTTAAAGAAAGCCCCTCCGAGAAAGCTTTACCAAACTTAAAGCCATTAATTAATAAAGAAAAATTAAGTGAAGTGGCCGGTTTAGCCCAAGAAGTTTTTTGCGCCGATGAACTTATTACCTTAGCCATAGAAATAGCCGTAGCCACCCGTAACCACCCCGATATTGCCTTAGGCGTTTCGCCGCGCGGGGTTATTCAGCTGATTAAAGCGGCACGGGTGGAAGCGCTTTTTAATAACCGCTCTTATGTAACCGATGCCGATATTTTAAAATTGGTTGCCGCCGTTTATGGCCATCGGCTTATCTTAGCCGGCGGCGATAACCCTAAGCAGTTAATTAACCGACTGGCCGAACAATTAGCCGGCAAATTACTGGCCGGCAGGTAA